The Spirosoma sp. SC4-14 DNA window CATTATTGTTACTATAATGAGATTTCACCTTTTCAATAAACTCATCATTCTGTTGACCACCAAATACAATATTTAAAATACGACCTGAAAATATTTTAGGAGATAGTTTAAGTAAATCTTCCCCTCCTTTGTAATCATGGAATGGACGTACAAAAATTACAACACTAGCGTCCTTAGATAGATTTTTTGATAGTACTTTATTAGCTTCATTTGAATTGATAGGTGGCCTAGAGACGTCAAAATGAAGTTTTGATAAAGGTGTTCTATAGAAATTCCTTGCATATTCCTGGGCTTCGAAGGTACTTGAAATTACCAAGCCTCCATAGCATAAGACTCGTCGCCAATAATCCCATACTCTAGGATCATCTTTTGTTGGAGCTAAGTTGTTGAACCAATTCTCGCTTTCATAATTTAATAAACATATTCGCGCATTTGATAATCCAGCAAGCTGAAGAGCAGATTCATAATAAGTAGGAACATAAAACCCCGATGGAGCAACTATTACATAGTCATAATTCTTATTAGCTTGATACTCAACTTCCTCTGTAGTAAAGCTAAACGTCTGTATATCCGAGAACTCTGAGGCAAAGACTGGTGAGATATTCCAAAAAAAATTCACATTGTGACCACAAGCAGCTATTGCTTTACCTAATGAGAATGCGTGATATTGTCCACCAGAATACATGTGAATTCTATTGTATATAAAAATGGCAATATTCATTGTTTAAGTTATTTAGTCAAACATTAAACTTCCTTCATATTTTCTGTTATAATTAATTTGCTTCTCACCTTAAAACTATGTCTACTATAATAGATTGGCGACGTTTTAAAGTTGAAAATTGATAGAAAGAGTCAGCTATCGCAGACCTATGCAATACTTCACTTGGTGGACATAGCCTTACTAAATGCCTCATATTTTTAGGAATTTCAATAGATTCAGAAACAGATACTGGAAATAATTGTATCCAGGGTAGTTGATGCTCGTTAAAATCAAATGCAATTGGATAATTAAAATTATTCTGTGGACAATTTTTAGACCTATTAATTATATGTATTTGGTCTGCTGTAGTAAAATCTGGGATAGCTATATTAAGGTCTGAGAAACCAGAACTCCGCTTTTCAAGTCGATATAATTTCGTATTACTTAGATCTCCACCGAGAAGTTCATAAAGAAATTTTTCATTACCCTGAATGGAAAGTTCAATTATTGTGATTTCTTCACCTTGATCATCTACTAAACACCCTTGTGAGTTTTCTATGTCCTGTACTTTATTATGAAATATTTTAGTGCCATCTCTGTATATACGTGAGTTCCCATTTTCTATACTCAATTCATTGATAGGTATATTAGAAGATTTTTCTGTTAGTTTAGCTAAACTCTCTAAATTTACAAGACCTCTTAGAACAGTACTTAAACGCTTACCTTTAGCAATCCCTATTGTATTTCTAGCGGAGTTATCTATTACTGGAAGAGCACAATGATAAGGCATCATCATTGGACCAATTGGTTTAACGTTCTCTGCAAATAGTAAGCTTATCGTTTCTCCTGGGAATAAGCAAAAAATATATCTGTCACCATTGGGATGATCGAATATAATACCTGACATAGTGTTTTCTTGCATGTCCCAGTCGATAAGGGTTAAACACTGGGATACACTAAAGGAGTTTCTATTAGCTCCTAGTTTATCAAGGAATGCATATTGGTTCACTAAACGGTCTTTGTGAAATCGAAGAGCATCTCCATTTGTGATAATGCCCATTTCAGTAGAAACTTCATGAAATGATATCCCTATATTTTCTGATAATGATCGTTCTATAATCGAAAAGTATTGTTCAATTTGATGATGGTTTGAACCGTCTATATAATACTCGCTTACATTTAGGCTTCTATCCTTTAACCAAAGTGGAATAAATTCAGCTATAGCACAAGGAGGTGAAGTTCTATCTGTTGTAATAATTGTATTTTGAGAAATAGTATTTAACAACTCTTTTACCGCTAGCCGATGGGTTCCATTTGTGACAAAAAAAATTTTTGTTTCGCCAAAGTCTATTTTTGAGATACCTTGATTATCAGCTTTACTACTAATAGTTTTAATGTTATTTTTAGTCTGAATTTTAGATTGTTCCCAATGCAAATCAATTTTAATATTGAACCATTTGTTCAATAAAGCGGAAACTTTATTATAATCAAATTCTGTTTGATGGCTCCCTTTTTGAGTATGCTGGAAGAATTGTTGGATAATTAGTATCTTTATATCATCTGAAAGTTCAGATAGCATAAAAAGTACATCTTCATCGTCAAAATATTCTTTAAGATGTACAACAATTTTTTCAAAAGCTTTGTTTATGCCTTTGGCTTTTTCAATATTATACTGGTTTCTAGTTAGATATGCTATTGATTCCTGTATTTCTGTATTAGCATCCATACGAAGAAAGTTTTATTAGTTTACTTATTCAGGGGTATATTAAGCAAAATCACAAAACTCATTATAGAGCAATTTTACGAACATCCAGAAATTTATATATTATTCTTTGGGAAGATCGTAATATCCTTCTTCTGTGTGTACTTCATTTCCAACAATTGGCGGGTTGAATACGCATATTAGCCTCATAGTTTCATATGCTCTAAGGTAATGCCTTTCATGAAGATTTAATACGTATATTGTTCCATCTGAGATATTGTGTATTTCACCAGTCTCCAAATTCTCAATTTCTCCTTTTCCAGAGACACAATAAACTGCCTCTACATGGTATTTATACCAAATGTATGTCTCAGTTCCTGCATGTATTAATGTATCATGCATAGAGAAACCTACATTATCTCCTTTAAGGAGAAATCGTCGGCTTACCCAATTCCCATTGGGCGCTTTTACCTCACGATCAGTTTCGTTTAAATCAATTAGACGCCGTACTATCATATCATTAGCTGGTTTACTTAAGGAGTATATAAATTTTGAAGTTCAGTTCTAGCGCGAGCTTAAAGAAGTTTTTATTGTTAAAAATCACCCTTCATCTTTGCTTAATCCATGTATGACATCTCTAAATATATCCAATCCCTCCTTTAGTAACTCTCTTTTGATGATTAATGGAGGTATCAATTTTATAGTATGATTATTTATCCCACATGTTTCTATAATAAGCTTCCGCTTAAAGGCATG harbors:
- a CDS encoding glycosyltransferase family 4 protein; the protein is MNIAIFIYNRIHMYSGGQYHAFSLGKAIAACGHNVNFFWNISPVFASEFSDIQTFSFTTEEVEYQANKNYDYVIVAPSGFYVPTYYESALQLAGLSNARICLLNYESENWFNNLAPTKDDPRVWDYWRRVLCYGGLVISSTFEAQEYARNFYRTPLSKLHFDVSRPPINSNEANKVLSKNLSKDASVVIFVRPFHDYKGGEDLLKLSPKIFSGRILNIVFGGQQNDEFIEKVKSHYSNNNVTILTHTCISVAEKYILLRKAQVLLFPSYFEGFGYPPIEAFAVGTEVVCYDLPVLCETLGNLAFFAVIGNINHLEKCLLQAFNSKRDTSILVNQANSVCGFYNVGLNFAEILKKNLLIIPSITSYSTYLHWGPFSVEQAVSIPSIGVQVPYPPFVETSTLSNSGLILNIRFAVNQKVRGIEIEGSCIEYLSITLDEIDFDQKFLHYNIKLIAKNIGDSLLKMRLDDLSFYEEIIHIVKID
- a CDS encoding ectoine synthase, with protein sequence MIVRRLIDLNETDREVKAPNGNWVSRRFLLKGDNVGFSMHDTLIHAGTETYIWYKYHVEAVYCVSGKGEIENLETGEIHNISDGTIYVLNLHERHYLRAYETMRLICVFNPPIVGNEVHTEEGYYDLPKE